AATGCCCTCCACCCTCTTACCGACGGCCAACGCGACAGCCTACGGGCAACTCGTCGCTATGCAATGGAGCCTTTAACGCCTTCCGGCATTGAGCTTGAAGCCCCTTACGGGTCCGATAGCTATCTTGTTAGCTTTGCTAGCGGGCCACTAAGTGGTGGGCACTATTTAAGCCTTACGCGCCCCATCCCAGAGTTTGGCTGGCAAATGCATATTTTAAAACCACTGACTCCTGTGGTGAACGCCCAGTGGATCGCGGCGCTGATGGCGGGAGGCTTATATGGCGTGGTGGCCTTGGGCGGAGGCATTGGTTGGCAACGCTTGCGTTTACGCCGAGAGAGAGAAGCGTTTGCGGAACGCGAACGACAAACCTTAGCGAGAGTACGCGATGAACTAGAAGTCAGCGTTGAGCGAAGAACACGTGATTTAGTCGCCAGTAATCAGCGGCTTTCTGGTGAAATAGAAGAGCGGCGGCGAGCAGAAGCTAATCTACGCCAAACCCAAGATGAGTTGATCCAAGCGGCAAAGCTTGCGGTATTAGGTCAATTGGCTGCCGGTATTAATCACGAGTTAAATCAACCATTAGCGGCTATTCGTGCCTACGCTGAAAATGGTCGACGGTTTATTGAACTGTCGCGGGTGGACAAAGCAGATGCCAACCTAGCGCAAATTGTCGAGCTTACCCAGCGCATGGCCGATATTAGCGCCCAGCTGCGCCAGTTTTCTCGTAAGAGCAGCGAGCGTCAGGAGACAATTTCCGTACAAGCCTGTATTGAGTACGCCCTGCGTTTATTCCACAGCCGCTTACGTGATGATGGCATCAGGGTGGTCCAACAATGGCCAGAGGAGACGCTTTGGGTTGAGGGTGATTTAGTCCGCCTAGAGCAAGTACTGGTGAACTTGATCAGTAACGCGTTACAGGCAATGAAAGAGGTAGCGTCACCCATGCTGACGCTAAGCGTAGAAATAGCACAACAGCAAGTGATGATCAGCGTTGCCGATAATGGCCCAGGCATCCCAGAACAACACTTGGGCCAGATCTTCGAACCTTTCTTCACCACGAAAGCACCCGGCAGCGGATTAGGGCTAGGACTTTCGATTTCCTCACGTATTATGGAGGATCTGGGCGGCAAGCTGCAGGTAACGAATCAGCCCACTGGCGGTGCACGATTCACCATTACGCTACCCTGTTCAGCAACGCCTAACGTACTGCCGCCACCTTCAGTCAAGGAGAGTAACAACCATGCATGAGCCGTCGACGCTGCCGGTCATGGTGATCGACGACGAACCGCACCTGCGCATCACCGCCAGCCAAACACTCGAACTTGCTGGCTATACGCCTCACTGCTTTGAGTCAGCAGAACAAGCGCTTGAAGCACTACCAGCAAACTTTCCCGGCGTTATCGTGAGTGACATTCGCATGCCTGGAATGGACGGTATGGCGCTATTGCATGAGCTACATAGCCGCGATGCTACACTGCCGATTATCTTAATCACTGGTCATGGCGACATCTCGACCGCGGTGGAAGCGATGCGAGCAGGCGCTTGGGACTTTTTAGAAAAGCCTTTCGCTGGCGATCAGCTACTCGATGTTGTGAGGCGAGGCATCGAAAAACGCCAGCTGAGCCTGGAAAATTTGCGCTTAAAAGCCGAGCTGGAGGTTCAGCAGGCTGCCCTTGGACCACGCCTTGTGGGTCGTACAGCGGTAATTTCTCGTTTGGCGGCAATGATTCAGCGTATCAGCCAAGTAGAGGCCGATGTGCTGCTATTTGGTGAAACCGGCACCGGAAAAGATCTTGTCGCTCGCGCCATTCATGAGCGCAGCGCCCGTCGCAACAGCCCGTTTATGGCCATCAACTGCGGCGCAGTGCCAGAAAACACCATTGAATCAGAGCTGTTTGGCCATGAGAAAGGTGCCTTTACCGGCGCTGTAGAACGGCGAATTGGTAAGTTTGAGCATGCCAATGGTGGCACTGTGTTCCTGGATGAAATCGAATCAATGCCGTTGGCACTCCAGGTTAAGCTATTGCGCGTATTGCAAGAGCGTAGTGTCGAGCGCCTTGGGGCAAACGAAACGGTACCGCTCAACATCCGGGTGATTGCTGCCACCAAAGTGGATCTCAAGGTCGCTGCTGAAGAGGGTAGCTTCCGTGAAGATCTTTACTATCGGCTCAACGTGGTTACCCTACCGCTGCCCGCGCTGCGCGAACGGCGTGAGGACATTCCGCTGCTGTTCCAGCATTTCGCCGTGGTCGCTGCCAACCGCAGTGGCTTAGAAGCCCCTACCCTGGATAGCCACTCGATTGCCGCCCTGCTGGCTCACGACTGGCCTGGTAATGTTCGCGAGCTGCGTAACCTTGCAGAGCGTTATGTGCTATTGGGAGCAGCCTTTGACTACCGTCTGGATGCGCTACTGGAAGGGGCCAACGCCGACACCGAAGAGCCAACGTTGCCGCGCCAAGTAGAGCTATTTGAAAAGAGCCTGATTAGCCAATCACTTGCCCGTCACCATGGGCGTGTAACCGACGTATGCCGTCATCTGGGAATACCCCGCAAAACCTTCTACGACAAACTCAAAAAACACAGTTTAAGCGCTGACGATTATCGCCATAGCAGCGAACCTTGATGAAACAACTCAATCAACACGTCCCACGGTGGTACCCAGGGCACCAAGGTAAACAGCGCAATCAGCATAAAGACGTTCGATAGCGGGCGGCGGCCATCGCCCAGCTTTAGTGCGGTTCCGAAAGAACGTTTTAACCGCGCACCTTCTAGGTCCACGCTGAAGAGCTCATCGAGGCTCAAATGAATGATAAATCCTAGCAGTACCGCTGCACTATGGCACCACGCCAACCAAGCTGGCTGTGCTAGCAAGTGAAAACTGAACGCTGCGGTCACCAACGCGCACAGCACAGCCGCCATCAGCGAGTGCCAAATACCTCGATGAACCGTTAGCCGCGAGAACACCACCGCCGCAAAATAACGCACGCTAACGTAAATACCGCCACACGCCACTAGCAACAAACCTGGTGTTAACCAGGGCTGCAGCAACAGCACACCAAGCACCAGCGAAGGTACCGATAAAAGATTAAAAATCAAACGGATAGATCGTGATCGATCAGCATCTATGTCAGGCAAAATACCGCCAAAGGCTACCAGGGCAATAATTAATAGCGCCTGAGTCGCTGGCCACCACTCAGCCTGCCAGCCAGCATAAGCCATGAGTACGCCGCCTGCTGCTGCTACCGTAATGTGCGTGCGAAAATTCGCCATTAGCGCGGCATCCTGGAAAACTGGATAAATTACCAGACTTTTGGCTGCCGCAACATGTCTATTTAAGAAAAAAGAGTGTTAGGCCAACTGCTTAGCGCCTGCATGAAGAAATTTACTGAGCGAGGAACTGATCTTTTAACTTAACGTAGTTACCTGCCGTGTAAGGAAAGAAAGCGCGCTCTTTATCTTTAAGTGGACGCAACGCTTTAGCCGGATTGCCGGCATATACATGGCCACTTTCCAAACGCTTGCCTGGCGTTACTACCGCGCCAGCAGCAATAATCACCTCATCCTCGACAACCGCCCCATCCATTACAATCGCCCCCATACCCACCAGAATGCGGCTACCCAGCGTACAGCCATGCAAAATCGCTTTATGGCCAATGGTGACATCATCACCAATCGTCAGTGGAAAGCCATCAGGATTGAAATCGCTGGCATGGGTAATATGCAGCACGCTGCCATCCTGCACGCTAGTGCGAGCACCAATGCGGATCTGATGCATATCACCCCGGATCACGGTCATCGGCCAGACCGAGCAGTCATCGCCCAGCTCTACATCACCAATCACTACGCTGGCGGGGTCGATATAAACCCGCTCACCCAGGCGGGGCAAAACACCTTGAAAGGGCCGTAGGGCATTGCTCATTGCACTCTCCTGCTTAACGCTATTGGATTTAAATATTCAAGGACTATAGCAACCCGCCGAGCAATACAATAAACGTCAGCGGAATCGACACCCAGCGTACAATATTACGCCAGAGCACATAGCCACTCTCCCCAACACCCAATGCCTGCACAACCTGCGTTCGGGGCATCACCCATGCCGCAAAGATAGCAATTAATAACCCACCCATAGGCAAGAAAATATCAGGTGGAATACTGCTGACTAGCTCAAACACATTGCGTCCAAACAACGGTCTGAAGTCGGCAAGGGTGGAAAACGAAAACGCCGAAAGCAGCCCTAACAGCCATACACTCAGCGCCACGACGGCCGTTGACACACTGCGCCGCCAGCCAAGCCCTTGCAACGTCGCCACCATTGGCTCAGCGAGGTTAATCGCCGAGGTCCAGGTAGCCAATAAGAGCAGCAAAAAGAACACACTTAACCAAAATGCTCCCCAGGGCAGCTCAGAAAAAGCGATAGGCAACGTCACAAACATCAGCCCAGGGCCATCAGCGGGGTCCATACCTTGGGCAAATACCACCGAAAAGATTGCAATCCCGGCTAACAAAGCCACGCTGATATCCAGCATTGCAACCGCAAACGCTGCCTTCGGAAGGCTCTGCTCATCAGGCATATAAGCCCCATAAGCCATTAGCGCGCAGGCCCCTACCGCAAGGGTAAAAAATGCATGCCCCATGGCGTGCAACACCACAGAGGTCGTTACGTCGCCAAACGACGGTAAAAACAGCCAAGAAAGCGCCGTACCAAACCCGTCTGTAGTCGTGGCATAACCGGCTAGTAGCAGCAATAAACCGTACAGCAGCGGCATCAATAGATTGTTCAGCCTTTCTAGGCCTTTGGCAACGCCTGCTGCCACCACCGTCATGGTCATAAATAGAAACAGTGAGTGGTTAAAAATCAGCAGGCCTGGGTTTGCCAGAAACGCCTCGAAACCCGCGCCTATTTCTGCGGCACTTGCGCCATCGAAATTCCCGTTTATCGAAGCGACTAAAAACTCAATCGACCATCCTGACACCACCGAGTAAAACGACAAAATACAGAAAACGGTGAATGCACCAAACAACCCTAACCAGCGCCAGTGTCGAGAAGCACCGGCTTCAGCGGCCAGCCTACTAAGCGCTTGCATAGGCCCACGACGCCCTGCCCGACCAATTAAAATCTCGGCCATCATCACAGGAATACCTAACAGCAGTACAAACGCCACATAGATCAGTAAAAATGCCGCGCCACCGTTCTCGCCTGCAACGTACGGGAAGCGCCAAATATTCCCCAATCCAACCGCAGCTCCCGTTACCGCTAAGATAAAGGCCCGCTTTGACCCCCAGCGCTCCAGCGTTTCACTCATCACTTGCTCCTGCCATTGGTGGCACTAGTTGGCAACACTAAAAGGCGGCAAGACTAGCAGGCGCTTACGCCCAGGCCAAACCCTGGCGTAAGCCTCAGTATTAACTCCAGACATTGAAACACACCCCGACCGCCCGCACTGTGTCATTATTATCGCGTTTTTTATGCGCCCCAAACGTGTTTTAAAACGTAACGAGTTAAAAAATTAATGCCTACGAGGTGCCTATGTCCCGCAATCCGTTGCTAGAGCCGCATGAGCTTCCCCCTTTCGCTGACATTCGCGCCGAACACGTCGTGCCCGCGGTGGAAACGCTGCTCAATGAGAGCCGTGAAGCCATTGATCGACTCGCTCAGCAGGCCGCTACAGCGCCACCGAGTTGGGATAGCTTTGCTGCACCGCTAGAGGCCGTCAATGACCGGCTTACCCAAGCGTGGTCGCCCATCTCACATCTCAACGGCACAATGAACACACCCGAGCTGCGGGAAGCTTATCAGGCATGCTTGGAACAGCTGTCAGCGTTTAGCACCTGGATGGGGCAACACGAAGGACTCTTTAAGGGCTGGCAAGCGCTTAAGCAGGGTGACGTATGGGCACAGTTAACGCCTGCTCAGCAGCGCACGGTGGAAAACGCTTTACGCGACTTCCGCTTGGCAGGTGTTGATTTACCCGCTGATAAAAAAGCCCGCTATGGCGAGATTCAAGCGCGCCTCTCCACCTTATCCAACCAGTTTTCTAACAACGTGCTGGACGCCACCCAAGCGTGGCATAAGGATATTAGCCACCTTGATGAACTTGCTGGCGTTCCCGAAAGCGCGCTTGATACGTTGAAAGCAACCGCCCAGGCAAAAGGCGTCGATGGTTACCGCATTACCCTTGATTTCCCCAGCTTTTTCCCCATTATCAGTTACGCTGACAACCGCGAATTGCGGCGCGAGGTATATACCGCATTTGTCACTCGCGCTTCCGATCAAGGCCCAGACACAGGCAAGTTCGATAACGCCCCCGTTCTTGAAGAGATTTTGGCACTTCGCCAAGAGCTTGCTCACCTGCTTGGCTTTAACACCTACGCCGATTACTCACTCACCACTAAGATGGCCGATTCTCCCGAGCAGGTGCTGGAATTTTTGAATGACCTAGCTCGCCGCGCCGTTCCCCAGGCCAAGGAAGAAGTCGCCGAGCTCAGCGACTATGCCCGTGAAGCATTAGGGATTGAGACGCTTGAGCCGTGGGATGTGCCCTATGCCAGCGAAAAACTGCGCGAGGCTCGTCACTCCATCTCACAAGAGCAGCTTCGTCCTTACTTCCCTGCGCCCAGGGTGGTGGATGGACTGTTCCAAGTAGTAGAACGTCTTTACGGCGTTCGCGTGGAAGCAGCCCCTGATGCGCCGAGTTATCACAGCGATGTTCAGTACTTCCGCATTACGGAACAAGGCAAGCCGATCGCCGGTTTCTATTTGGATTTGTACGCTCGCGAAAGCAAGCGCGGCGGAGCATGGATGGCCGATTGCCGAGTACGCCGCCAAACTGAAAACGGCCTACAGCTGCCAGTGGCATTTCTGACCTGTAACTTCACCGCCCCAGTGGGCGACAAACCCGCTCTGCTCACTCATGATGAAGTCACCACGCTGTTTCATGAGTTCGGCCATGGCTTGCATCACATGCTGACAAAACAGGATATCGCCGATATCTCTGGCATTAACGGCGTTGCTTGGGATGCGGTTGAACTGCCCAGCCAATTTATGGAGAACTACTGCTGGGAACGCGAAGGATTAGACCTACTCGCCAAGCATGTCGATACTGGAGAGCCACTGCCCGCTGAACTGTTAGGGCGTTTACAGGCAGCCAAGAACTTCCAGTCAGCAATGGGGATGGTGCGCCAAATAGAGTTTTCACTGTTCGACTTGCGCCTGCACCACGAGTTGGAAGCGCCAAGCGCCAGCGACGTTCAAACGCTATTGGACGACGTACGTAGCCACACCTCTGTCGTGCCTACCGTCGACTTTAACCGCTTCCAGAATAGCTTTAGCCATATTTTTTCAGGCGGCTATGCGGCTGGCTATTACAGCTACAAATGGGCGGAAGTGCTCTCTGCCGACGCTTGGAGCGCGTTCGAGGAGGCGGGTATTTTTGACCCTACCACAGGCCAACGCTTCCGCCAGGAAATTCTGGAACCAGGCGGCGTGAGAGATGCAGCCGAGCTATTTCACGCCTTCCGAGGCCGCGAGCCAAGTGTAGAGCCATTACTACGCCATAGCGGTATCCGCGCAGCCTGACGTTTACTTTCACTATTACTGGGTGCGGTACCTGCCTTGTTACCGCACCCTTGGAGCCTGTTATGTCGAGTGTGAAACGCTTTATTGCTGGGGTAACCTGCCCGCGCTGCGCGGCCATGGACCGAATTCGCGCCTGGGAGCAAAACAACATTCGCTACCGGGAATGCGTTAACTGCGATTTTTTCGAGCAGCTGCCGATTGAAGATGAGGCTGCGCCAGAGCTGACTACCCGCGTTAACCAGGTACGCGAAGAGCAAAAAACGCAAGATGTACAGCCCGTACGTATTCTCGACCCCGGCAAACCCAAACGTTAACTGCCCCCCAGCGCTTTTTAATTTAAGCCCTTACGGCGCTGGGGCCATTCCAGGCACTCCTCACTCCTCACTCCTCACTCCTCACTCCTCACTCCTCACTCCTCACTCCTCACTCCTCACTCCTCACTCCTCACTCATGGAAGTGTGCGAAAAACCACACACTAAATAGCACATGGTGTGCGAAACCCCAGACACTTAGCGGTTTTTTCATTTCAACCAAAGTTGAATAAGAAATCATTAAGTCACTGATTTTAATAATCAGGCTGTCTATTGGCATGACTATCGCTCTATGTAAATTGCTTAAGATAAAGCCACTGGCAGTGCCAACACACGCCAGACGATAATCCCAATAACAGTTTAGGAAACCTCGCCATGCGCAATATGATGCCTAAAACCGTCGCCCTTCTTGCCGGTAGCGCCTTGCTAGCAGCAGGCACAGCCCACGCAGACCGCTCAGAATGGCCCGATAACTTCACCGTCGGTACTGCAAGCCAAGGCGGCACCTACTTTGTTTACGGCTCCGGTTGGGCCAACTTTATTTCAGACGAACTGGGTGTGTCTGGCGGCGGCGAAGTCACTGGTGGCCCAACTCAGAACTTAGCACTGGTGCACAGCGGTGATATGGCCTTTGGCCTGACCACGATGGGCCCAGCGTCGGACGCTGTTAAAGGTGAAAGCCCGCTAGCGCCTGGCCTGGCAATGGACAATGTTTGTGCGCTGTTCCCGATGTATGAAACACCATTCTCTATTGCTGCACTTTCAAGCTCAGGCATTGAGTCTATCTCTGATATTCCTGATGGCGCACGCATCGGTTTCGGTCCGGCAGCGTCCACGTCAGACACTTATTTCCCCGCTATTCTCGAAACGCTGGGCGTAGAGTTTGATCGCCGTAACGGCGGTTGGTCTGATTTAGGTGGTCAGCTTCAGGATGGCCTGTTGGATGTGATCGCATTTGCAGCGGGTATCCCGATTCCTGCCGTTAGCCAGCTTGAAGTACAGACCGATGTGAACATCATTGAATTCAATGAAGATGAGCTAGTCACCGTGCTAGAAAACTTCCCGGTTGCTGAGTTCACTATCCCCGCTAGTACTTACACCACACTGGAAGAAGACGCTCGCGCTGTGTCTATGTGGAACTTCGCGATTGCTGGCTGTGATTTGCCGGAAGACTTTGTCTACGAAGTTACCAAAGCCACGATGGAAAATAATGACCGCATGCGCTCAGTACACCGCAGCGCAGAAACCACTATTCCGGAAAACATCGTCCATAACACCGTGCTACCTTTCCATCCGGGCGCTGCGCGCTGGTACGAAGAGAATGGCTACGACATCGCTGATGACATGATCAACTAAGCCAGAACCTCCTCACGCTGCCTCGTTTTCCGCTGGCCGGACGAGGCAGCGTTCGCTACCGCCTCTTTTTCTGCTTTTGCTGTGAGGGTGACCTCTGATGAGTCACAATACCGATCAAGACCCCAACGGCCTCAAGGATGATGCCCAAACTGCTTCATCGATACCCGAGTCAATCGCCGAGGGTGTCGATGAGGAGGTTGTCGAGTCCAACCGTCGCGTGTTTGTTGGTTGGCAATTCTTTTTATTTGCGGCACTGGCCATTGGCTATTCAAGCTTCCACCTGTTTTCGCTCAATGTGTATCCAATGGAAACCTGGTCGTTTCGCATTGTACATATTGCCGGTGCACTGGTTTTAGGGTACGGGCTGTTTGCCGGTGCGCGCTTTGCAGAAGATGATCAGCAGGCCTCCCCCGCTTGGCTCAAATGGGCCAGCTATGCACTGCTAGCGCCTGCGATCTATTCACTTATACAAGTCTTTTTGATGCAGCAAACACTCAATGGCGGTGCGATGCGCATTGATCCAAGCATTGAGACACTGCATTACGGCTATCCACTCATAGCCACCACGGCAGCAGCCATTGCCCTGTCTTGGTTCTATCGGCAGGCACGCCACCGCTTTAATCCCGCCGACCTCGTTTTAATGGTGTGTGCCATCGCCAGCGCTGCTTACTTGTTGATGGCCTTTAATACCAATATGCGCATGTCGACAGGCACCTCGTTTGCACCTCCCGGCATCTCCTGGGCGGCCATTGCAGGCTCATTGTTGATTCTAGAGCTTACTCGTCGGGTGGCTGGTTTAGCATTGGTGGTGATTTCAGCGGTTTTCCTGGTCTATGTCTTTGCTGGCCAGTATCTACCCGGTTTCCTAGGCTACCCAGGCTTGTCCGTGCAGCGCTTCTTCAGTCAGGTCTATACCGATGCGGGCATTCTTGGCCCAACGACGGCGGTGTCATCGACTTACATCATATTGTTTATTATTTTCGCGGCGTTTTTACAGGCCTCGAAAGTAGGTGATTACTTCGTCAATTTCGCGTTTGCAGCCGCTGGCCGTGCCCGTGGCGGCCCGGCGAAAGTATCTATTTTTGCTTCCGGTTTAATGGGCATGATCAACGGCACATCAGCGGGCAACGTGGTATCGACTGGCTCGCTTACCATCCCACTGATGAAAAAAGTCGGCTATCCGGCGCGCAGTGCTGGTGCCATTGAAGCAGCGGCCTCTACGGGTGGTCAGATTATGCCGCCCATCATGGGGGCGGGCGCCTTTATCATGGCGGAAGTCACCGGCATTCCTTATACAGAAATTGCGATTGCGGCGGTCATTCCAGCCATTCTTTACTTCGCCTCTATCTACTTTATGGTGGATTTTGAAGCGGCGCGTAAAGGCATGCGTGGCATGCGTAAAGATGAAATCCCGCTATTCTCCAAG
This genomic window from Halomonas sp. TD01 contains:
- a CDS encoding metal-dependent hydrolase yields the protein MANFRTHITVAAAGGVLMAYAGWQAEWWPATQALLIIALVAFGGILPDIDADRSRSIRLIFNLLSVPSLVLGVLLLQPWLTPGLLLVACGGIYVSVRYFAAVVFSRLTVHRGIWHSLMAAVLCALVTAAFSFHLLAQPAWLAWCHSAAVLLGFIIHLSLDELFSVDLEGARLKRSFGTALKLGDGRRPLSNVFMLIALFTLVPWVPPWDVLIELFHQGSLLWR
- a CDS encoding sodium-dependent transporter codes for the protein MSETLERWGSKRAFILAVTGAAVGLGNIWRFPYVAGENGGAAFLLIYVAFVLLLGIPVMMAEILIGRAGRRGPMQALSRLAAEAGASRHWRWLGLFGAFTVFCILSFYSVVSGWSIEFLVASINGNFDGASAAEIGAGFEAFLANPGLLIFNHSLFLFMTMTVVAAGVAKGLERLNNLLMPLLYGLLLLLAGYATTTDGFGTALSWLFLPSFGDVTTSVVLHAMGHAFFTLAVGACALMAYGAYMPDEQSLPKAAFAVAMLDISVALLAGIAIFSVVFAQGMDPADGPGLMFVTLPIAFSELPWGAFWLSVFFLLLLLATWTSAINLAEPMVATLQGLGWRRSVSTAVVALSVWLLGLLSAFSFSTLADFRPLFGRNVFELVSSIPPDIFLPMGGLLIAIFAAWVMPRTQVVQALGVGESGYVLWRNIVRWVSIPLTFIVLLGGLL
- a CDS encoding sensor histidine kinase encodes the protein MSRLPLLSDHRWRLLWLIAIPLGLMLCMWQAAQLAREQALSNLQDDAENELRLSAANLNGYLLRYDYLPQMLATREGVQRFLDSPDSQDPMPLNLLLDRFRFTSGVSDVYLLNRDADTIAASNWHRPNTFIGQNYAFRSYYTDAITGGQGRFYGLGVQSLERGYYFSAPVWLDDTSPDAKPDGVIVVKVLLDDVEESWAEQDAELFVTDSDNIIFMASHPELRMNALHPLTDGQRDSLRATRRYAMEPLTPSGIELEAPYGSDSYLVSFASGPLSGGHYLSLTRPIPEFGWQMHILKPLTPVVNAQWIAALMAGGLYGVVALGGGIGWQRLRLRREREAFAERERQTLARVRDELEVSVERRTRDLVASNQRLSGEIEERRRAEANLRQTQDELIQAAKLAVLGQLAAGINHELNQPLAAIRAYAENGRRFIELSRVDKADANLAQIVELTQRMADISAQLRQFSRKSSERQETISVQACIEYALRLFHSRLRDDGIRVVQQWPEETLWVEGDLVRLEQVLVNLISNALQAMKEVASPMLTLSVEIAQQQVMISVADNGPGIPEQHLGQIFEPFFTTKAPGSGLGLGLSISSRIMEDLGGKLQVTNQPTGGARFTITLPCSATPNVLPPPSVKESNNHA
- a CDS encoding TAXI family TRAP transporter solute-binding subunit gives rise to the protein MRNMMPKTVALLAGSALLAAGTAHADRSEWPDNFTVGTASQGGTYFVYGSGWANFISDELGVSGGGEVTGGPTQNLALVHSGDMAFGLTTMGPASDAVKGESPLAPGLAMDNVCALFPMYETPFSIAALSSSGIESISDIPDGARIGFGPAASTSDTYFPAILETLGVEFDRRNGGWSDLGGQLQDGLLDVIAFAAGIPIPAVSQLEVQTDVNIIEFNEDELVTVLENFPVAEFTIPASTYTTLEEDARAVSMWNFAIAGCDLPEDFVYEVTKATMENNDRMRSVHRSAETTIPENIVHNTVLPFHPGAARWYEENGYDIADDMIN
- a CDS encoding sigma-54-dependent transcriptional regulator; translated protein: MHEPSTLPVMVIDDEPHLRITASQTLELAGYTPHCFESAEQALEALPANFPGVIVSDIRMPGMDGMALLHELHSRDATLPIILITGHGDISTAVEAMRAGAWDFLEKPFAGDQLLDVVRRGIEKRQLSLENLRLKAELEVQQAALGPRLVGRTAVISRLAAMIQRISQVEADVLLFGETGTGKDLVARAIHERSARRNSPFMAINCGAVPENTIESELFGHEKGAFTGAVERRIGKFEHANGGTVFLDEIESMPLALQVKLLRVLQERSVERLGANETVPLNIRVIAATKVDLKVAAEEGSFREDLYYRLNVVTLPLPALRERREDIPLLFQHFAVVAANRSGLEAPTLDSHSIAALLAHDWPGNVRELRNLAERYVLLGAAFDYRLDALLEGANADTEEPTLPRQVELFEKSLISQSLARHHGRVTDVCRHLGIPRKTFYDKLKKHSLSADDYRHSSEP
- the prlC gene encoding oligopeptidase A; the protein is MSRNPLLEPHELPPFADIRAEHVVPAVETLLNESREAIDRLAQQAATAPPSWDSFAAPLEAVNDRLTQAWSPISHLNGTMNTPELREAYQACLEQLSAFSTWMGQHEGLFKGWQALKQGDVWAQLTPAQQRTVENALRDFRLAGVDLPADKKARYGEIQARLSTLSNQFSNNVLDATQAWHKDISHLDELAGVPESALDTLKATAQAKGVDGYRITLDFPSFFPIISYADNRELRREVYTAFVTRASDQGPDTGKFDNAPVLEEILALRQELAHLLGFNTYADYSLTTKMADSPEQVLEFLNDLARRAVPQAKEEVAELSDYAREALGIETLEPWDVPYASEKLREARHSISQEQLRPYFPAPRVVDGLFQVVERLYGVRVEAAPDAPSYHSDVQYFRITEQGKPIAGFYLDLYARESKRGGAWMADCRVRRQTENGLQLPVAFLTCNFTAPVGDKPALLTHDEVTTLFHEFGHGLHHMLTKQDIADISGINGVAWDAVELPSQFMENYCWEREGLDLLAKHVDTGEPLPAELLGRLQAAKNFQSAMGMVRQIEFSLFDLRLHHELEAPSASDVQTLLDDVRSHTSVVPTVDFNRFQNSFSHIFSGGYAAGYYSYKWAEVLSADAWSAFEEAGIFDPTTGQRFRQEILEPGGVRDAAELFHAFRGREPSVEPLLRHSGIRAA
- a CDS encoding gamma carbonic anhydrase family protein codes for the protein MSNALRPFQGVLPRLGERVYIDPASVVIGDVELGDDCSVWPMTVIRGDMHQIRIGARTSVQDGSVLHITHASDFNPDGFPLTIGDDVTIGHKAILHGCTLGSRILVGMGAIVMDGAVVEDEVIIAAGAVVTPGKRLESGHVYAGNPAKALRPLKDKERAFFPYTAGNYVKLKDQFLAQ
- a CDS encoding TRAP transporter permease is translated as MSHNTDQDPNGLKDDAQTASSIPESIAEGVDEEVVESNRRVFVGWQFFLFAALAIGYSSFHLFSLNVYPMETWSFRIVHIAGALVLGYGLFAGARFAEDDQQASPAWLKWASYALLAPAIYSLIQVFLMQQTLNGGAMRIDPSIETLHYGYPLIATTAAAIALSWFYRQARHRFNPADLVLMVCAIASAAYLLMAFNTNMRMSTGTSFAPPGISWAAIAGSLLILELTRRVAGLALVVISAVFLVYVFAGQYLPGFLGYPGLSVQRFFSQVYTDAGILGPTTAVSSTYIILFIIFAAFLQASKVGDYFVNFAFAAAGRARGGPAKVSIFASGLMGMINGTSAGNVVSTGSLTIPLMKKVGYPARSAGAIEAAASTGGQIMPPIMGAGAFIMAEVTGIPYTEIAIAAVIPAILYFASIYFMVDFEAARKGMRGMRKDEIPLFSKLVKQVYLFAPIIILIVALFMGYSVIRAGTLATASAAVVSWISPNKMGIRAILRALQLAGTMSIQIIAVCACAGLIVGVISLTGVGARFSSLLLGLAGVSQLLALVFAMLISILLGMGMPTTAAYAVAASVVAPGLINIGIEPLVAHFFVFYFAVVSAITPPVALASYAAAGISGDNPMGTSVASFKIGLAAFIVPFMFFYSPAMLMEGSAMQILRVGVTATLGIILLSGMVQAWFFGPVNTLQRVVMLVGAMFMIYGGIYSDIAGLAIGAALFIMQRKQHGNKATPSTT
- a CDS encoding YheV family putative zinc ribbon protein produces the protein MSSVKRFIAGVTCPRCAAMDRIRAWEQNNIRYRECVNCDFFEQLPIEDEAAPELTTRVNQVREEQKTQDVQPVRILDPGKPKR